The Bacillota bacterium region GGAGGACGACGAGTACACGAACTTAAGGGGTGGCCATGGCACCACCCAGCCTGGAGTAAAACCGACTTTTTCATGGCCCACTACTTAAGAAGGCCCAAGACCTTAATCAAGAAAACCTCGAAATCATCCAGTTTCCCCACTGCAATGTCGTATAGTTGATCAGGGGAAATCCCTTCATATCCATGCACCAGTCTGTTCCGAAACCCCACCATGGTTTTGAAAGTCCTCATCTCATCAGCCGAGAGTATTCCGTTCTGGGCGAGAGCCCCCAACGCATCCCTGGCGTCAGTAGGCGCATGGGCCAGATGCTTGGTGGATACATGATATGCCATGTCAATCATGGTCTCTATGGCTGTCTGCAGAGAGTATTTCAGACCACGAAAAACCCAAGGGTCTTCGAGTATGTGTTCTTGGGTTTGGTCTTGACGAGACTCTTAAATAGATTGGACTTGCTCGCGGATATAGGCTGACTTGCTCATAAGGACTTCCTTGTCGAGGCTCATCCTTACACCCCCAGTATATCTTTCAAAGCGGCGCGATATCTGGGATAATCCTCTCTGTAGCGCTGGCTGATGCGTTCAACCAGGTCAGCAACCGCCTCGCCATCGCTGCAGTAAATCAAGTATCCTTCTTTAATCACGCGAAAGGCGATCATGCTCGGCAAGGAATTTAACAATACTACATCGAAGACGTGTCCGTTATAGGGCCGCAGATCGCCAATCACGCTTTCAAGGATGCCTTCCTGGATTGGTGTTGGTAGACTCGCGATGACCACCAACGCCAAATCGATATCACTATCTGGCCGGCACAGTGTGAGGGAGGAGCCAAAATGATAAGCCCCGGCGATTTCCTCATGCCTCTGCAGTACCGGCAGGACCAACGCCTTGACTCGCTCTCGGGAGACCGATACAAGTCCGCCCATGTTCTGGATCTCACCTTTCTAGAAGACTCCTAAAAGAGGTCCCTGTATAGTACAAGACCCCATACGAGAGGGATCCTGTGTCGATAACAATAGAGTACGTATTTAGGTATGGCGGGGGCATGTGGGAATCGAACCCACCGAGGACCTTACGGCCCTCCACTGGATTTGAAGTCCAGGGGAAACACCAGTATTCCACCTACCCCCATGCTGGCTCCCGACTATATGATAGCCAGCCCCGTTCCTAATGTCAAAGCAAAAAGCCGGCAGCACCTCCAGTATTGATGAAAGAGGCTAAATCGCCAGTCCACAGTCTTTGGCGGCCCCTTGCAGTCTGCCATCGAAGGTAAGTATCTTGATCTCCGGCAAGTGGGATCTCATGGTCTTTACGAGGGAAAGGTGCCAAAGGTCGGCTCCATTCAAGCAGTACTTGCGGGCAATAGTCTTAATCTCACTTTCTCCAGGGACCGTTCTTAATGCCCTCCACGGCCCCTCGGCAAGGGTTTCCAGCGCCGCATCTATCAGGATATTGGCGAGCACTCGCTCACGGCGGAGACGGTGAATCACCGCATGTGTTTCTGCCAGGGCAAGGCTGGATAGGAAGTGGACTGCATCAAGGTGGAGATTCTGTTCGGCCAATTCGGTATGTTCATCGATGAACAGTGTCGACACCACAGCCGATGTATCCCAGTAGATGACCAGTTGCTGGGTCAAGACTGCTCACGCTCCTCCCTGAGAAACCGCTGGGCTAACCCTCCGGGCAAAGGGAGCGGTGCAGGCATCTTTCCTCGCTTTCTTGGCGGTGGTCCTATGAGACCATCTTTCTCCATACTCTCAAGGCGCTTTTCCAGTGGAAGGGGTTCATCATCCACCGGTACAATCTTGGCCACCGGGACATCCCTGTCAGTTATCAATACCTCACCCCCTGCCTGCACCCGTTTGAGAAGACGGCTAAAATTGGCCTTAGCCTCACGAACTCCCATCCTGCTGTAGTTAGAACCGGTCCGGTGACTCACAATAAACACCCCCCTAGCCTAGGATGATGATAGCCTTTGTATCCTCTGCAGTCAAGTGGCTATGTAGTCGCAGAAGTCTTTGAATCTACAGTGGTGTCGTGCACCCAAACATGGATTCTCCTTAAACACCCCCCTAGCCTAGGATGATGATAGCCTTTGTATCCTCTGCAGTCAAGTGGCTATGTAGTCGCAGAAGTCTTTGAATCTACAGTGGTGTCGTGCACCCAAACATGGATTCTCCTTGCCACAAAGCTTCTTAATGAATAAAATGAGTTTTAGATGGGAGGGAACCCGTTTGGCAAGAGCGCCGCGCGAACCTGCCAGGGACACCTGGCGTTTTTGTCTTTACTGGGGGAAGGAGGATTGCCGTTCATGAAGAGGCGAATCGTGGTCCTATCAGTCATAGGGCTCGTTGTCCTCTCTCTCGTCCTGGTTTTCACCCTGGACTTCTCTGGTGGCCGGCTCTCCCGGGCCCGGAACACTGTAGGCATCATCTACGTGCAAGGTCCCCTGCTGGGAGGAGCGTCCTCTTCCGGCCTCTTCGGCTACGTTGAAGGCTCTGACACCGTGACCTCCTACCTCCAGGAAGCCAGGAATGACCAGACTGTGAAGGCGGTGGTGGTACGGATCGACAGCCCCGGGGGGAGCGCGGGGGCGGCCCAAGAGGTGGCCCGGGAGATCGAGAAGCTGAGGGATTCCGGGAAGACCGTCGTAGCCTCCCTGGGGGACACCGCCACATCCGGCGCGTACTGGGTTGCCGCGGCCACCGAGTGCGTGGTGGCCAACCCGGGCACCGTCACAGGGAGCATCGGCGTGGTAATGCACTTCATGGACTACGTTGACCTTTACGAGAAGATCGGGATTACGCCTGATACCATCAAGTCGGGCGAGCACAAGGACATGGGGGATCCAGCCAGGCCGTTGACCGGTGAGGAGCGCGCGCTCCTCCAGGCAATGGTGGACGACATTCACCGCCAGTTCATAGAGCACGTGGCCAAGAGCCGCGGCATGCCGGTGGAGAACGTAGAAGGCTTGGCCGACGGGCGTGTATTCACCGGGAACCAGGCTCACGAAGCCGGCCTAGTGGATGAGATGGGTAACTTCGAGGATGCCATTGATGTTGCGGCGTCCCGTGCCGAGATCTGGGGCCCCTACGAAATTCAAGAATATGGCAGGCTCACACCCCTCGAGCAGCTTCTGGAGGCCCTCAGTCTGAGGAGCCCAGTTCACCAGGGATTACTCCAGTCCCTCGAGGCATACCGGAGCCTTCTGAGGTTGCCAGGTTTCTGATGGAGGTGTCCTCTTGGAGAAACGGTTGGACACTATGGGAATAATCTACGGGGTGCTGTTCTCACCCGTGGACACCATGAAGAACCTTGTGAACAGGCCCCCCCTGGGAATTGCGCTGGTCATCTTCCTCATCACCAATGCTATTGCCGCGGCGGTGAGCTACCCGGCGCTCTCCCAGGTGAGCGCGGAATTCGCCAGGGTGAGTGCTGTGGCCGGGGCCGTGCTGGGCGTCCTGTTCATGGCACTGGGGGTATCGCTGGTACACCTGTCGGCGGAGCTGCTCGGCGGTCAGGGCAGGGTAACAGTCCTCCTGTGTGTGATGTTGCTGGCATCCCTGCCCGAGGTCTTCACCGCCCCCCTCTTGGTAGTGGGGAGGGCCATGCCCGTCCTTAGCCTTGTGGGTTCCGTGGGGTTATCCATATGGGTGCTGGTACTCAGCGTCATTGGCATAAGGGAAGCCTATGGCTTCTCCACTGGCAGGGCAGTGCTGGCCTGGCTGTTGCCCGGGCTGTTTGTTTTCGCAGGCTTCGTGATCCTGGTAGTACTTCTAGGGGTTCTAGTAGCCGATTCCGCCGTCCTGGAGGAGATCCTCCAGGGGCTGTCGGAGTTCTGAAAAGGAGTTGGGTCCATTGAGGTTAGGGATTACCGATACCACCTTCAGGGATGCACACCAGTCCCTCCTGGCCACCCGGATGACTACAGGGGATATGCTTCCCATTGCGGAGACTATGGATAACGTCGGGTTTCACTCCATGGAGGTGTGGGGTGGCGCCACCTTCGACACGTGCATCCGGTACCTGAACGAAGACCCCTGGGAAAGGCTCAGGGCCATAAGGGCGGTGCTTAAGAACACAAAGACGCAGATGCTCCTCCGGGGGCAGAACCTTGTGGGGTACCGGCACTACCCTGACGATATCCTGGAGGAGTTCGTGAAGAGAGCGGTAGGGAACGGCATTGACATCATCAGGGTGTTCGACGCCCTCAATGACGTGAGGAACATGGGCAAGGCCATGGAGGTAGCGCGGGCGGAGGGTGCTCATGCCCAGGGTACTGTGGTGTACACCATCAGCCCGGTCCACAATGTGGAGCACTACGTTGAGACTGCCAGGGAACTTCGTGACCTGGGGGCCCATTCCATATGCATAAAGGACATGGCCGGAATCCTGAGTCCCATGGTCGCTCACGAGATGGTCTTGCGCCTGAAGGCGGATGTTGGGCTCCCGGTACAGATCCACTGCCACTACACCAGCGGGATGGCATCAATGACATACTGGAGGGCCATTGAGGCGGGGGTGGATGTGGTGGACTGTGCCATCTCCTCCCTGTCCATGAGCACGAGCCAGCCTCCGGTGGAGAGCCTTGTTGCCGCCCTGCAGGGGACAGCCTGGGACACTGGCTTGGACCTGGCGGCCATGGCCGAGGCAGCCAGATACTTCACTGCGGTGAGGAAGAAGTATGGGGCGTATGATGTGTCCATGCCAGTTGATGTGAACGTGCTGGTATACCAGATACCGGGAGGCATGATCTCCAACTTCTACTCCCAGCTCTCACAGCAGAACGCCCTGGACAAGATCAATGAGGTCCTGGCTGAGGTCCCCAGGGTGCGGAAGGATCTCGGGTTCCCTCCCTTGGTCACGCCTTCGAGCCAGATCGTGGGTTCCCAGGCAGTGCTCAATGTGGTCATGGGGGAACGCTACAAGATAGTCGCCAATGAGGTCCGGGACTACTTCCGCGGGAAGTATGGAAGGTCACCGGCGCCAGTGGATGACGAGGTGCGGCGGAAGGTCATCGGGGATGAGGAGCCGCTGGAAGTAAGGCCGGCTGACATCCTGGAGCCTGGCCTGGAGAGGGCTCGAAAGGATGCCGCGGCCTTCATCCAGGCTCCTGAGGACGTGCTTACCTACGCGCTGTTCCCGCAAGTAGCGGAGAAGTTCCTCAAGGACAAGATGGCTAGGTCTACCCTGGTGGACAGCGACCTGGCTAGTCAATCCCGCGATCAGGGATCTCCAGGCTTCTACCCGGCATCCTGAGAAATAGGATATCCCCCACGGCCCTGGTGTTGTAGGGCCGTTTTTCTTTGCCCACCAGCGGCTATCCCCTAGTTTGATTAACGGAACTGTAAGATTCTTGCATGGCAGGACCTGTTATAATAAAAGTTGCCCTCCATCCGAGGTGGGTTTTGGCTCCTGTCCCTATAAATCACAGAATCGTAAACTGGTGGAGAAGGAAAACGCGGGTGAACATGAAGAATATTAAGGAACCGGAATCGGCGGCCCTTTTTGGCATGGGGCGTAAACACTGGAAACAAAACGAATTATGAGGTATCAAATCGGGCCCAAACCGGGTCCGCCTTCAAGTAAAGGCCGGTTCCCCAAAAGACCCAAGGAACTGTTGCCAGAACCCTTTTGAGGGGGGGGATTGTCCGGGTAGTCGAGTTTCAGGAACATCCATAGGATACAAGCGGAAAGATGAACACTAAGGGAGGGTAATACATGAAGGGTACCAAGAGAGTACTAGCGACCATTCTCACCCTGGCCATAATGTTGTCCCTGGTCAGTGTGGCTTCGGCCGCCGAAGGACCTTTCGTAGATGTTGCTGCCAACCACGAGGCCGCTGCTTCCTTCACGCTGTTGAAACAGATCGGGGTCTACAAGGGCTATCCCGATGGAACAGCGGCACCCGACAGCCCCCTTACAAGGGCTGAGTTCGCTGCGATAGTATGCCGTATGCTGAACCGGGA contains the following coding sequences:
- a CDS encoding nucleotidyltransferase domain-containing protein, encoding MGGLVSVSRERVKALVLPVLQRHEEIAGAYHFGSSLTLCRPDSDIDLALVVIASLPTPIQEGILESVIGDLRPYNGHVFDVVLLNSLPSMIAFRVIKEGYLIYCSDGEAVADLVERISQRYREDYPRYRAALKDILGV
- a CDS encoding PIN domain-containing protein, producing the protein MTQQLVIYWDTSAVVSTLFIDEHTELAEQNLHLDAVHFLSSLALAETHAVIHRLRRERVLANILIDAALETLAEGPWRALRTVPGESEIKTIARKYCLNGADLWHLSLVKTMRSHLPEIKILTFDGRLQGAAKDCGLAI
- a CDS encoding type II toxin-antitoxin system prevent-host-death family antitoxin, which gives rise to MSHRTGSNYSRMGVREAKANFSRLLKRVQAGGEVLITDRDVPVAKIVPVDDEPLPLEKRLESMEKDGLIGPPPRKRGKMPAPLPLPGGLAQRFLREEREQS
- the sppA gene encoding signal peptide peptidase SppA, giving the protein MKRRIVVLSVIGLVVLSLVLVFTLDFSGGRLSRARNTVGIIYVQGPLLGGASSSGLFGYVEGSDTVTSYLQEARNDQTVKAVVVRIDSPGGSAGAAQEVAREIEKLRDSGKTVVASLGDTATSGAYWVAAATECVVANPGTVTGSIGVVMHFMDYVDLYEKIGITPDTIKSGEHKDMGDPARPLTGEERALLQAMVDDIHRQFIEHVAKSRGMPVENVEGLADGRVFTGNQAHEAGLVDEMGNFEDAIDVAASRAEIWGPYEIQEYGRLTPLEQLLEALSLRSPVHQGLLQSLEAYRSLLRLPGF
- a CDS encoding Yip1 family protein; the protein is MEKRLDTMGIIYGVLFSPVDTMKNLVNRPPLGIALVIFLITNAIAAAVSYPALSQVSAEFARVSAVAGAVLGVLFMALGVSLVHLSAELLGGQGRVTVLLCVMLLASLPEVFTAPLLVVGRAMPVLSLVGSVGLSIWVLVLSVIGIREAYGFSTGRAVLAWLLPGLFVFAGFVILVVLLGVLVADSAVLEEILQGLSEF
- a CDS encoding pyruvate/oxaloacetate carboxyltransferase; protein product: MGPLRLGITDTTFRDAHQSLLATRMTTGDMLPIAETMDNVGFHSMEVWGGATFDTCIRYLNEDPWERLRAIRAVLKNTKTQMLLRGQNLVGYRHYPDDILEEFVKRAVGNGIDIIRVFDALNDVRNMGKAMEVARAEGAHAQGTVVYTISPVHNVEHYVETARELRDLGAHSICIKDMAGILSPMVAHEMVLRLKADVGLPVQIHCHYTSGMASMTYWRAIEAGVDVVDCAISSLSMSTSQPPVESLVAALQGTAWDTGLDLAAMAEAARYFTAVRKKYGAYDVSMPVDVNVLVYQIPGGMISNFYSQLSQQNALDKINEVLAEVPRVRKDLGFPPLVTPSSQIVGSQAVLNVVMGERYKIVANEVRDYFRGKYGRSPAPVDDEVRRKVIGDEEPLEVRPADILEPGLERARKDAAAFIQAPEDVLTYALFPQVAEKFLKDKMARSTLVDSDLASQSRDQGSPGFYPAS